A window of Theileria parva strain Muguga chromosome 4 map unlocalized ctg_529, whole genome shotgun sequence genomic DNA:
TGtttaactaaaatttaatacttgtttaataaaattttaaactttataaatattaatatatttttagtgaAAATAACCCCTGAAACAAAGGAGTTAACTAGGCTGTGCAACCACATTTCTAAGTACTTTTGGGACTCTCAAGACAGGAATAAAACCAGTGAAGTTGTAAGCAAGGTGGTAGAACTTATTCCTGAAGTTCAGCATGTACTTTTTGACTCCAACCACGATAATTTTATGGTTGATGTTACTTTTACTAAAACTGGTGGGATCAGATATGCCGTCATAATATACAACTCTTCAAACATGTTTAATCAATCTCCAATTGCTGATTTAAGGTTAAAGGAACTGTTCCTTTCAAACAAAGGTATACGTATACCaattaaatatgttttCAGGTTATAACCTTGTAAGAATTCTTGAGGACGTTTGGATCAATCTTGACATAAATGACCAAATTAAAGTAATTCAGTCTCAACTTTAGCATTAAATGTGGTAATCCATGTActaaacatattttatactaacccaatgaataaatttataataaacgagtatattttatattacattaaagtgaaaatgtgtttgtCTGCTGTGGGTACGAATTTAAGCAGAAAAACGGCCTAAATGATTTCTTAATGCTGATGCAAAGGATCCCGTTGCCGATTTTGAGCAAAACGGGGTTATTATGATAAAGCTGAGTCTTAAAGCCAGTGTCCCTGCTGGAGTTAATTAAAGTGCCAAACTTTGACCTTGTATCCTTTATTATGAAGCGGTCGTTCTGAAACAAAAGTGTCGAGTGGTGCCTGCTCACAGAAATATCAGTTAATCTTATGTCAGATAAATGGCCTCTGCCGATTATGGCAGGGTTGTTAGATAATGATACGATGAAGTATCCCTTCTCAGTTACATTTTCTGGTTCTAACACCAGGTATGGCGGCTGTGGTTGCTCTATGTCAACAAAGTCGTGTTCCTTGTTGTCTATGCTGATTTTAGTTGGGTAAAGTGTGCCACATAACTCACAAGTGAGTTTTTGCCAGAAAAAGCTGGTGTTTGGTGCACCTTCGGCGTAGCAGTTTAAGCGCCCTTTGATCCAGGACCTTATACAGGAAAGGTGTACGTATGTCAGTGATCCTTTGCACTTACAGGGTGTTATCAGAGGCCCGCTTCCATCGTCATTGCACAAGCAAATACGACAAGTGTTTTCCAAGTTCTCGGTGACTTTagtctaaaaaattaaattagttaatgaAAAAAGGTTATTATTTAGGTTATGTAGAAGATTAAAAACATACAATTGAATCGGATGTTAGGTTAGTTCTTGTGGTTAAAATATCATAATATGAGGGGTTGTCTCCAtctttaaactttttaGAGTCCTTGTTAAGTGAGGAGTTTAAATCAACGTCTGTATTGCGTAAAGATACCAAAGGGTCGTCCTTTATGCTAATCGGCATTACTTCTGATGTCGAATCAGCGTTGCTAACCGCTGATCTGTTGTTGTTAGTACTATCTGTTTCacttttcaaattatttgcATTTTCGTCAACCACACAAACTGTTAGGTTGGTTCTGGCCGAGTTTAAATCGTCAGGGTCATTTTCGGAAGGATTCGTTTCAGGTTCGTCAGATATTAAATCGTGAAGGTATGAAAGTGGAAGACTCGAGTTGTAGGCTAGATGCCTTACTGTCAGTTTTGCTCTCCCTAATCTGATTTCGTCACCTTCATTAAGTGCTATTGGCAGTGATGAGGCAGCTTTAAAATGTCCAAAAATCCTTTTACACGCCTTGTCACTTATTAGTCTGAGTATGTCCTTTTCTACGTTAAATACTGATGGGTCTGGTGAGGATACAAAGACCTTTCCTTCCTCGCAGGAGATCTTGACCATAACGCTGGTCGAGTTGTTCGACTGCAGGTACGAAAGGGTTTTATCTTTTCCAGGAAAAATTCGACATAGTGCGCCTTCAGATACCAAATACAAATCAGaagctaaaaaatattatattatgcataaaattactaataagattgaaaaaatataattatgtaactAAACAAGCGGAACATACAGTAGAAGCCCTTTCTAATGTTTAATTGGTGGcgattaaaatttttatgttcGAAATCCAAAAGGCCCGTGGACTCATTGATGTAAGTAAGCCACCTAACGGTTAAATCGTGTGGAAACTTTAAAGAAATGCTCTTGTCAAATGACATATCAGAAAGTCCAGTTGCTGTACATTATAAAGATAGAAAATTTCTTGACCAGGATCAAACTTTgaaaaaaaatattttataaagtgGATACTTCAGTTAAGACTAGCCAGgaactaaaataatattaaaatgcCCAAATTCCAAAAGACAAAAATAACAActtcaaattaaaaaataaaaagtcCAAAATCTGcaataaacttaaaattaattttagggaAATTTActgaaaaatgaaatacaataaaaaattaataaaatttagaaaaataaaacaggCGTACTGAGTATTAATAAGGACACACCCAATACTGAATTTCACCAACATTAAGTTAcctattttattaaaaacaGTGTTGTTATTATATGTTCTATTAAATCTATACGAttctatttttatttcGAGATATTTCACTCGACATCAATTTTTAGTGTAAGGGCATGttaaaacaaatttgtGAAAACGAAAGTGAAATTCCATAATTAAACGCTAATTGAAAtagtaattatttatttgatttccccttatttatttccaatCACAAATTTTTACTAGATTTTATCCCAATTGCGTTTTGACCTTAAACCACTACACAGTTCAATAAAACACCTCAATTATTAGTGattcattatatatttatatctatatataaaaatttacatcTGTGGTTTAACTGAGGGTTTTGTTAGATCATTTTGGTTTTCAATCCCTTTCACCCCCATCTgtatttgtatttatttaaataatcgATATGTTTTCaagttttattataatttaatacttctgtaaaaataatttattttattatatctTGTTATACGGATTCCAACATTTGTTAACCAGTATACCTTATTTATCCTTCCACATCTGTTTATCCTCGAGTTTTAATaggtttaaattaatttcattgATTAATAATTCCAATAACATTGGGTCTTTTACAATGAGTATCGGAGCTCCTATTAAGCTACTGTATGAAGGCATAGGCCATGTCGTAACAGTTGAGCTTCAAAATTCTAACTTATATCGCGGAACCCTAGTAAGTTCATCCTAATCAACTAACAGTTCTAGTTGTTAACAGATTATATAATtcagtaaataatgttattaatgataattatagACAAATGTCGAAGATAATATGAACTGCTTGTTGGAAGGTGTAGTTATGACCATGAAAGATGGGAGAACCATAGCACTTGAGGttagttttaaataaaataatattcgTTTTTAGCAAGTGTACCTCAGAGGAGCACAGATTCAGTTTATGATCTTCCCAGATATGCTCAGGCACGCTCCAATGTTTAAGGGGAACCCTAAGGATAAATCGAAGCAAGGCGTACCACAGATGGGAATGCCTATGAGGCCAGGAGTTCCGCCAAACGTCCCTATGCCAGTAATGGGTAAAATGTAAACGACTTTTGTATTCCTTATCTTTCCATATTTGGTTTAAGATTCCTATAACGaaatcatttaatataCTTCACCGTGATTCTTCAAGGATAACAATCgctctaaaataaaataatatttttcacatcctaattatatatttattaaccTCATTCCAATGTGTTGTCGTAAAATCACTGTGTAACatcttatttttattgtatTAGTAGTCGTGAATTACGATTATAtagatttataaaatattatcacatttttaaattcataatttattttaatcttGTGAATGTTTGTAcattgttttaaatttatttaataattttaaaacatgTGCAATCTCCTCTACGActtcatatttttttaactttatcgcataaaatggataaaaataatccAAATGAATAAGGAaaacttattttttcaaaatgtATGATGCTCTCCATTCTAACAATGGCAATTTGAAGGATTCAACTCTAGAAGATTTATCAAAACTTAAATTATCGAATGATAGTTCTAATTCTTCTCCTAAGAATGATGGAAAAGTAAATTCTGAGTTATCAGAATCATTTTTGAAGGGGATAACCCCTGAAAATTACGGCAAGTTTTGCGAATTGTTCTCGAAGGCGTTGTTTAATTCAAGGAATTCTCAACCTTGTCAtgattttgaaaataatgatgATTTGAATTGTACATTGGGACAGAGCCAGGATGAAGGAgaagaatttgaagatGACTATGAGTATGTGGAGGAGGAGTTTGATGATTTCTTTTGGGGCTCATTGGAATGGTTTGTAAGCGTTTTAGACGAATTAAACAGATTTGAATCACTAGGTTTCGGAATAAGTTTTCTGTACAGTAACCTTAAAACATATTCAGATTCTTTGGAACAAAATGAGTTACTCGAAGACAGTGAAGTATTGAACCAAATTTCAAACCTTAAGAAGTGGATTGACTTTATAAACATATTCAGGGATGCAAACAGTTCGATTTATACAACATATTTGTTACTGGATAGGATGGAAATGAAGCTTAACTACATAAAATATAAGtctattaaaattttacaccttAAACTAAGTAATACACATAAATCTTCTGGGTCTAACAGTAGTATAAGTAGTAAGGTTATGCAGCCGAGTAACGTATTTAGTCCTCTTAATAGTCCATTTGACCACTTTGACTACACTCCAATCAATACACCCTCAAGTACTACCACGACTTTCAGTGATAGGAGTGATATTGACTTTCTGTGCGAAATGTGGGATACgaaactgtgtaaaatgaGGATAATTGTTTACAATAAGTTCCGCAGATATATAATTGGGATAATTAAGCAGTTGAAACACCTGTACCCAACTAACAACTACTACAACCTCGTACActttatactatacaatAGTAGTAAACAGAGTTTAGAAAAATCTGACCTTGCAACGGGAGAAGTTACTGATAAAACCAGCTCTGCCTGTAATGATGTGGATTTTGTTAAAGGCGATTCTGTGAGTTCTCAATTAGAGCCTGAGCCAGGTGAGGATATCCTGGATTACCTGAAGAGATATTACGCGTCTAAGAACATGAGCGAGGAGAAGGCAGAAAGTTATGTTAGAAGAATAATTGACTTGACTAACAGATTAATACCTAAATTTGTCAAAATAATCAAGAAACTACCAGTATATTATGAAGCTTACTTAAACGCACTAGTGTGTAACAATATACAGGATGGGATGTTTCAGCTCATATCTTCATCAACAACAGATAGTAGTGCAGCTAACCTCAACTATAAGGAAAAGGATAGTTATAGAGAGGGGAGAGATTCGTCAAGGGAGGATTCTAGTGATTATAAGTGGTGGTTTTACAAGTTAAACTTGGTAATGGTGTTGGGTAGAACTAATTTGGAGCTTATAGACATGGTAAGGTGTTCTTTTGGTGAATCTAGAAAGCTCGTAGTTTTTACACAAGGAACGTTAAAGGAACTTTTTAACTCAACAACACACAATTATTCAAGTGATATGTACATGTTTAAGGACCCACTCAGGGATAAGGATACACTCATCAAGAGTGACCGGGAGGATAAAAACCAAAAGGAGGATGAGGAGATTCTGAACACAATTTATTACTCATACAACAACTTAAATCAAGTTTTAAGTGAAGAAATAGATAAGTTTATACTCTTACAGCTTCCCTCTTTTACCTGGTATCCCAAATTGATCAAGCACCAACTGCCGCTAAGCTCTAGTCAAACCTTCAACTATCCAACTAATTGTGATGATTTGGGTTTGGGAACTGATTTGTTGACTTCACGCTCCACAGAATCAGAGTATGTTGAGTACCTAACATTGGAGGAGAAGGTCTGGGTTAATAGGCTTAACATGTTCAACAGAGTAAATGAGCGGAACATACGTAATTTCTTGTTGAAGAGGAATAATAACATACCCCAGACCATTCGATATGATTCCTCAGGTCTTATAAACACACAAACTGTTCCATTTAACGTACTGCTAgactataataattatataccaatCAAGTATATTTATAGCCCGGAAGATGATGGAGATAAGGAGAATGAGTTGCAGAGAACTGGAAGTATGAGTTCTAATCATATTAACGGTAGAGCAGATAGGAATAACAGAAAGGATAAGGATGAGGAAAATGACTGGCTAATAAGGCTTTtcaacaataataataacaagATAATGAAAAGTAACTGCATAGATATAGAGATTGAAAGGGATTTGTTTCCAGGATTTTATctgtttaataattttaaactcaaCTGCCTAATACTGCCTATACACGAGAACACCTTCCAAAGCCATGAAACATTCATTAACTTCTCAAAATTGGTTAACAACAAGGTTGAACTTATATATCCCTCATACTCTAAgcaaattagtaaaataatatttaatatgaACAGAAATCATATGAAGTCTGGTTCTATGGTGATGGATGAGTTTAATATGAATAATGGAAACACTTCTGAATTTGGTAGTTTTATGAAAGGTTTTAGGGGCAAATTAGGGGATTTTTTCACAACTCAACACACCAATTTGGTTATAGGAACAAGGGACAAGATGACAGTCAATCTAGTGTTTCACTTGGTGTGCTGTGATACAACGATTAACGACGATATTACTGCCATAGAGTACGCAGAGGATACTGAAGTTATTCTAAAGcatatgaataaaatacagCCGATTTTGAATGGACTATCTAGCATATTGTCACTGTGTAACCAGTTTAGTGTACACACACTCCATATGCCAGCTTCACTCAAGTGCTGTTACAAGGTCAATCAGTGTAATAGTCATGTAATACAGTCAGATTTTCAGTGCCAACCAAGTAGTTTTGGAAGTTACTCATCTGCAAATTTCAATACGAAGGAATCTGTTTTCGGGTGCAACAACGACTACGTAAGATGCCTGGCTGTTGTTTCACATCTTGCATCTCTACTCAATAAGAACAAGTACTCCATAAAGAACTTTAACCTGATTTTCCCAAATCACCTGAAACATACACTGCTGCCAAAAACTGCTGCTAACATACTAACCTCAAGAGTTAACACCTTTTGAACACTGTAGTACTGGTATACATGTGTATGGAGTCGACTCGTCAAGTCCTAGTTGAGATTCCTATAAATTCcttaattttgtttaattttttaaaaatttaatattaaataattagaatattaatgtgttgAGATATGTGATTAGTAGCCGAATGTATGTAAGGCGGTTATCATCAtaactttaattttcaggtaatgaattttaattttaatatatgaGTGCTTTGGAACTATTTAAAGTACTCGGAGATGAGT
This region includes:
- a CDS encoding RING-variant domain protein; this translates as MSFDKSISLKFPHDLTVRWLTYINESTGLLDFEHKNFNRHQLNIRKGFYSSDLYLVSEGALCRIFPGKDKTLSYLQSNNSTSVMVKISCEEGKVFVSSPDPSVFNVEKDILRLISDKACKRIFGHFKAASSLPIALNEGDEIRLGRAKLTVRHLAYNSSLPLSYLHDLISDEPETNPSENDPDDLNSARTNLTVCVVDENANNLKSETDSTNNNRSAVSNADSTSEVMPISIKDDPLVSLRNTDVDLNSSLNKDSKKFKDGDNPSYYDILTTRTNLTSDSITKVTENLENTCRICLCNDDGSGPLITPCKCKGSLTYVHLSCIRSWIKGRLNCYAEGAPNTSFFWQKLTCELCGTLYPTKISIDNKEHDFVDIEQPQPPYLVLEPENVTEKGYFIVSLSNNPAIIGRGHLSDIRLTDISVSRHHSTLLFQNDRFIIKDTRSKFGTLINSSRDTGFKTQLYHNNPVLLKIGNGILCISIKKSFRPFFCLNSYPQQTNTFSL
- the snrpd3 gene encoding Small nuclear ribonucleoprotein Sm D3 domain protein encodes the protein MSIGAPIKLLYEGIGHVVTVELQNSNLYRGTLTNVEDNMNCLLEGVVMTMKDGRTIALEQVYLRGAQIQFMIFPDMLRHAPMFKGNPKDKSKQGVPQMGMPMRPGVPPNVPMPVMGKM